From the genome of Nitrosopumilus sp., one region includes:
- a CDS encoding HD domain-containing protein, translating to MFSNIQALRNEIVTLANSEKLDKACFKKMLDYTIKLFETQGLGTEYYGYHNIEHELEVTYITLLAAIGARKKFEIDQKDLEYLYTASLFHDFDPQKSVDKPHEDSVIQFISLDRELQKLLNETDLDLELIKVLILRTTYPWQGELREKAEEKIKTCFNNSDITKNDEQKQEHFMRLGWFLSIVDRISGYALGDFSKALEMAKKNAHALTWHPSLITQRSVSYFEDLLNNESNMCQSVLHSLPNEMRKNFMNAVISFMKLREKELRIQNECILDRLKLITIVESTEKRSDNYFISKIFSIYDEMPKPLQFTRIGFTDSIKNENTVFVSIRTGDDDGEIVGFGKGGPLEGYSLPKEVYDENYGQSNTIFLEPISLKMGYWGLEGGSKLRKLFYEKARSNGYKYLTSFGLRDVIRERVSKENAEFVTMFDPEHWDYYRIKL from the coding sequence TTGTTCTCCAACATACAAGCTCTGAGAAATGAGATAGTCACTTTGGCAAATTCTGAAAAATTAGACAAGGCGTGCTTTAAGAAAATGTTAGACTACACAATAAAATTATTTGAAACTCAGGGACTTGGAACTGAATATTATGGCTATCATAACATAGAGCATGAACTGGAGGTAACTTACATTACTCTACTTGCAGCTATAGGGGCAAGAAAAAAGTTTGAAATTGACCAAAAGGACCTGGAATACCTTTACACCGCATCATTGTTTCATGATTTTGATCCTCAAAAGAGTGTAGACAAGCCGCATGAGGACAGCGTGATACAGTTCATCTCTTTGGACAGAGAACTACAGAAATTATTGAATGAGACGGATTTGGATCTTGAATTGATCAAAGTCCTGATTCTTAGAACAACGTATCCCTGGCAAGGGGAACTTCGAGAAAAAGCAGAGGAAAAAATCAAGACATGCTTTAACAATTCAGACATTACAAAAAACGATGAGCAAAAACAAGAACACTTTATGAGATTGGGATGGTTTCTTTCGATTGTTGACAGAATAAGCGGCTATGCTCTGGGCGATTTCTCAAAGGCCCTTGAAATGGCAAAGAAAAACGCCCATGCACTAACATGGCATCCATCATTAATTACACAAAGATCAGTTAGCTATTTTGAGGATCTTTTGAATAATGAATCCAACATGTGTCAATCAGTGCTTCATTCCCTTCCAAACGAAATGAGAAAGAATTTCATGAATGCCGTCATCTCCTTTATGAAATTACGAGAGAAGGAACTTCGAATACAAAACGAATGCATCCTTGATCGCTTAAAATTAATTACAATCGTCGAGTCAACGGAAAAAAGAAGTGATAATTATTTCATCAGCAAGATATTCTCCATTTATGATGAAATGCCCAAACCCCTACAATTCACCAGAATAGGATTCACTGATTCAATAAAAAATGAGAATACTGTTTTTGTCTCCATCAGGACAGGTGATGATGATGGAGAAATTGTGGGGTTTGGAAAGGGAGGTCCGCTTGAAGGATATTCTTTACCGAAAGAAGTGTACGACGAAAATTACGGACAATCAAATACGATATTTTTAGAACCGATTTCCCTCAAAATGGGCTATTGGGGTTTGGAGGGAGGTTCTAAACTCAGAAAGTTGTTTTACGAGAAAGCAAGGTCTAACGGGTACAAGTATCTCACTAGCTTCGGATTACGTGACGTGATTCGTGAACGCGTAAGCAAGGAGAATGCAGAATTCGTGACCATGTTTGATCCTGAACACTGGGACTATTACAGGATAAAACTCTAA
- a CDS encoding multicopper oxidase domain-containing protein yields MGVGSAAIYFVEMADSDITIQAENPQIMTAGITIDDIYPRAENPNPQKRSYTLIAQDAEIEVSKGVKAKVWTYNGTVPAPTLRFDEGDEVEVKFVNDTPYAHTIHFHGTHNSANDGVFPMINPGEEYIYSFKAHEAGFFMYHCHAFPTTEHVRMGMFGAMIIDPVHHDMEPAREYLFVLSEFDPDDPLATFTKFYPINGYANQYMDNPIQVVEGELARFYVMGIGGVLQSPFHVHSTIFKVWQSGILWNEPHWAQTHLVGNGDTAIIEASWDEAGRYLFHVHGIQEERGSMAILDVLENDSELKPLEQPSNSPGSKSMIPWQEDLLYQLEDPQIITYDDLGSAGVPISTHDAVSADKVSIVKDSWNPEITESYAPIAVKVEPDTTITWTNDDIVVHTVTDQESNSFDSGFIQAGADWDYTFDKSGKYNYYCTLHPWMKGAVVVG; encoded by the coding sequence ATGGGTGTCGGTTCTGCAGCAATCTACTTTGTAGAGATGGCAGATTCTGACATCACAATCCAGGCCGAAAACCCGCAGATAATGACTGCCGGAATTACAATTGATGACATTTATCCAAGGGCCGAAAACCCAAACCCTCAGAAGAGAAGCTATACGCTGATTGCGCAGGATGCGGAAATTGAGGTATCAAAGGGAGTAAAGGCGAAGGTCTGGACGTATAATGGAACAGTTCCGGCACCAACATTACGATTTGATGAAGGTGACGAAGTTGAAGTCAAGTTTGTAAATGATACACCATATGCGCATACAATTCATTTTCATGGAACGCACAACTCTGCAAATGACGGAGTGTTTCCAATGATCAATCCAGGAGAGGAATACATCTATTCATTCAAGGCACATGAGGCAGGATTCTTCATGTATCATTGTCACGCGTTTCCGACAACAGAACACGTGAGAATGGGAATGTTTGGTGCAATGATAATTGATCCAGTGCATCATGACATGGAACCTGCACGAGAATACCTCTTTGTACTAAGTGAGTTTGACCCAGATGATCCGCTTGCGACATTTACAAAGTTCTACCCCATCAACGGATATGCAAACCAGTACATGGACAATCCGATTCAGGTGGTAGAAGGTGAGCTTGCTCGATTCTATGTGATGGGAATTGGGGGAGTACTGCAATCACCGTTCCACGTTCACAGTACAATCTTCAAGGTGTGGCAGTCCGGGATACTCTGGAACGAGCCACACTGGGCGCAGACTCACCTTGTCGGAAACGGAGATACCGCTATAATTGAGGCAAGCTGGGACGAGGCAGGCAGGTACCTCTTCCACGTTCACGGAATACAAGAAGAACGTGGCTCCATGGCAATACTTGATGTGCTGGAGAATGACTCTGAGCTGAAACCACTGGAACAACCAAGCAACAGTCCTGGAAGCAAGTCAATGATTCCATGGCAGGAGGACTTGCTGTACCAACTGGAGGATCCTCAAATCATCACATACGATGACCTGGGCTCTGCAGGAGTACCCATCTCAACACATGATGCCGTATCTGCAGACAAGGTATCAATCGTAAAGGACTCTTGGAATCCTGAGATTACGGAATCGTATGCACCAATTGCAGTGAAGGTGGAACCTGATACCACGATAACTTGGACTAATGATGACATTGTGGTGCATACTGTAACTGACCAGGAATCTAATTCATTTGATTCTGGATTCATCCAGGCTGGTGCAGACTGGGATTACACCTTTGACAAGTCTGGCAAGTACAACTATTACTGTACATTGCATCCTTGGATGAAAGGCGCAGTGGTGGTAGGCTAA
- the tfb gene encoding transcription initiation factor IIB (stabilizes TBP binding to an archaeal box-A promoter; responsible for recruiting RNA polymerase II to the pre-initiation complex), with protein MVRVPIVQEIDSQKKRNSSCTDSTTITDFETGEMICQNCGVVLQDKISFDGRDDNMFTHSTDHSQVGNRSNLRLHDMGLATVIDKFNNDSKGRPIEYKMRQEMRRIRLWDTRSKAKNSAERNLRMALSEMEKLKQKLSLSDAITERSAYLYRKAARSQLIRGRSIKGVVGACVYVACREMDTTRTIIDISKNLQEPRRSIAKNYRMLFQNLRLAVSVPDPIKCIVKIANNLETPENTKREAIHIFDTLKERKLTAGKRPDAVAATVIYIASVKTGVNLSQQKISKISGISVVTIRNRCQDYIKYVELF; from the coding sequence ATGGTTAGGGTACCTATAGTTCAAGAGATTGATTCTCAGAAAAAAAGAAATTCTTCGTGTACAGATAGCACTACAATTACAGATTTTGAAACAGGGGAAATGATCTGTCAAAACTGCGGAGTGGTTTTACAAGACAAAATTTCATTTGATGGAAGAGATGATAATATGTTTACACATAGCACAGATCATTCTCAGGTTGGCAATAGATCAAATCTCAGGTTACACGACATGGGGCTGGCAACAGTCATTGACAAATTCAATAATGATTCCAAAGGAAGGCCCATAGAATACAAAATGAGGCAGGAAATGAGAAGAATACGACTATGGGATACAAGAAGTAAAGCAAAAAATTCCGCTGAACGCAATCTAAGAATGGCCTTATCTGAAATGGAAAAATTAAAACAAAAATTATCTCTGTCTGATGCCATCACGGAACGATCTGCATATCTCTATAGAAAAGCTGCTAGATCTCAATTGATCCGTGGCAGAAGCATCAAAGGAGTAGTTGGGGCATGTGTGTATGTAGCATGCAGAGAGATGGATACTACACGTACAATCATAGATATTTCAAAGAACCTTCAAGAGCCTAGAAGATCCATTGCAAAAAACTATAGAATGTTGTTTCAAAATCTCCGACTTGCTGTATCTGTACCAGATCCAATCAAATGTATTGTAAAAATTGCAAATAATTTAGAAACACCTGAGAATACAAAACGAGAGGCAATACACATTTTCGACACTCTAAAAGAAAGAAAACTAACTGCAGGTAAAAGACCGGATGCTGTTGCAGCTACTGTCATCTACATTGCAAGTGTCAAAACAGGTGTAAATTTATCCCAACAAAAGATTTCAAAAATTTCAGGAATATCTGTAGTGACTATTCGTAATAGGTGTCAAGACTACATAAAATATGTTGAATTGTTTTAA
- a CDS encoding DNA repair protein, with translation MENKCTISVENSINSGQVFLWKKNQHYWYGVNGQDVLRVDGLGNIKSYQNTRQDFFRKRDDMTKIIKSISIDNTTKNAVKKYLGLRLLDQDPFQCLISFIISSNSNIQKIKNSLERISRKFGTKVNFENQEFFLFPKSEKLAKASINEITDCGVGYRAKFIKEAANMSFLKKIDFKYLEKCNYHDAKENICLVNGVGNKVADCILLFSLNKLEAFPLDRWMIRILEKYYSDQFQITTKTITDKQYDILHEKIVNHFGQYAGYAQQFLFKMERESYKKKWL, from the coding sequence ATGGAAAATAAGTGTACAATAAGTGTTGAAAATTCAATTAATAGTGGACAGGTATTTCTATGGAAAAAAAATCAGCATTATTGGTATGGGGTTAATGGTCAAGATGTTCTAAGAGTGGATGGTTTAGGAAATATCAAATCATATCAAAATACTAGACAGGATTTTTTTAGAAAAAGAGATGATATGACGAAAATAATAAAATCAATTTCCATAGATAATACAACAAAAAATGCAGTAAAAAAATATCTAGGACTAAGATTACTTGATCAGGATCCTTTTCAATGCTTGATTTCATTTATTATATCATCAAACTCTAATATTCAAAAAATTAAAAATAGTTTAGAGAGGATTTCTAGAAAATTTGGAACGAAAGTAAACTTTGAGAATCAGGAATTTTTTTTATTTCCAAAATCAGAAAAACTAGCAAAAGCATCAATAAACGAAATTACAGATTGTGGTGTTGGCTATCGTGCCAAATTTATCAAAGAAGCTGCAAACATGAGTTTTTTGAAAAAAATTGATTTTAAGTACTTGGAAAAATGTAATTATCATGATGCAAAAGAAAATATTTGTTTAGTGAATGGAGTGGGAAACAAGGTAGCTGATTGTATATTATTATTTTCCTTAAACAAGTTAGAGGCATTTCCATTAGATAGATGGATGATAAGAATTTTAGAAAAATACTATTCAGATCAATTTCAAATTACAACTAAAACAATTACAGATAAACAATATGACATCCTTCATGAAAAAATTGTAAATCATTTTGGGCAGTATGCAGGTTATGCACAACAATTTCTCTTTAAAATGGAAAGAGAGAGTTACAAAAAGAAGTGGCTGTAA
- a CDS encoding MBL fold metallo-hydrolase codes for MDVKILGAANEVGRSGFLVDCNGTKILLDYGVLFGRRGSPPQYPLHVKPKDLDAIIITHAHLDHSGNVPSLFVSGNTDVYATPPTFDLSRLLIEDMLKIEKNSHPFDLPEVKNMMKNAKEIGFRQKVTKGNATFELRESGHVIGGSTVLVESDKKRLFYTGDIKTNGSRMLREMDLDIGEIDLLITESTYAKTEQKPRKESETELIEFANEVVDRKGILFIPSFSVERSQEIACILRSSNFKHRIIMDGMALKVNEIMFRHLDYLRDPLVFSDAIRHATSIREHSERKRAMEEPCVVISPAGMLVGGNAVYYLQQLSFDSKNGIALVSYQGEGTPGKKLLDTGTVSTRGKDLKVAAEIKQFEFSGHADRKELFDMIKNIKGNPKVWAVHGDTESCEMFAQEIHEKFGLETYAPKVNDEITII; via the coding sequence TTGGATGTTAAAATTTTAGGTGCTGCTAATGAAGTTGGCAGATCTGGTTTTTTAGTTGATTGTAATGGAACAAAGATCTTACTTGATTACGGAGTTTTATTTGGAAGAAGGGGATCGCCTCCTCAATATCCCCTTCATGTAAAACCGAAGGATCTAGATGCAATTATCATAACTCATGCTCATTTAGATCATTCAGGAAATGTCCCATCGCTTTTTGTTAGTGGAAATACAGATGTTTATGCCACCCCTCCAACATTTGATTTATCAAGATTGTTAATTGAAGACATGCTAAAAATTGAAAAAAATTCACATCCATTTGATTTACCTGAAGTAAAAAATATGATGAAAAATGCAAAGGAGATAGGATTTAGACAAAAAGTTACAAAAGGTAATGCAACTTTTGAATTAAGGGAGTCAGGACATGTGATAGGTGGAAGCACAGTTTTAGTAGAATCAGATAAAAAACGACTTTTCTATACTGGAGATATTAAAACAAACGGTTCAAGAATGCTACGAGAAATGGATTTAGACATTGGTGAAATTGATTTACTAATAACTGAGAGTACATATGCCAAAACGGAACAAAAGCCTAGAAAAGAATCTGAGACTGAATTAATAGAGTTTGCGAATGAAGTAGTAGATAGAAAAGGGATATTATTCATCCCGTCATTTTCAGTGGAACGTTCACAAGAGATTGCATGTATTTTAAGAAGCTCAAACTTCAAACATCGAATTATAATGGATGGAATGGCGCTAAAAGTAAATGAGATAATGTTTAGACATCTAGACTATCTAAGGGATCCTCTAGTGTTTTCAGATGCAATAAGACATGCAACTTCAATTAGAGAGCACTCTGAAAGAAAGCGCGCGATGGAGGAACCTTGTGTTGTGATATCACCTGCAGGAATGTTGGTTGGCGGAAATGCAGTCTACTATTTACAACAGTTATCTTTCGATAGTAAAAATGGAATAGCTCTTGTTTCATATCAAGGAGAAGGCACTCCAGGTAAAAAATTACTTGACACAGGTACGGTTTCAACTAGAGGTAAAGATCTTAAAGTAGCTGCAGAGATAAAACAATTTGAATTTTCAGGACATGCAGATCGAAAAGAATTATTTGATATGATTAAGAATATCAAGGGAAATCCAAAAGTTTGGGCAGTTCATGGAGATACTGAATCATGTGAAATGTTTGCCCAAGAAATTCATGAGAAATTTGGTTTGGAGACATATGCACCTAAAGTCAATGACGAAATAACCATCATATGA
- a CDS encoding 4Fe-4S binding protein, with product MPIAILPDIDEQRCIGCALCVEICTTLGPDVLRVKPVEGWKRGKAFVFYPERCISDGACIGVCPTKSIFWMRPMNYTAGQPVPLHKNGIFIKGWAEDAAL from the coding sequence ATGCCAATAGCAATACTTCCAGACATTGATGAACAAAGATGTATCGGATGTGCACTATGTGTAGAAATCTGTACAACTCTTGGTCCAGATGTCCTTAGAGTAAAACCTGTTGAAGGCTGGAAGAGAGGTAAAGCATTTGTTTTCTATCCAGAAAGATGTATTTCTGATGGTGCATGCATAGGTGTATGCCCAACAAAATCAATCTTTTGGATGAGACCAATGAATTACACAGCTGGACAACCAGTACCTCTTCACAAAAACGGTATCTTCATCAAGGGTTGGGCAGAAGACGCAGCACTATAA
- the tgtA gene encoding tRNA guanosine(15) transglycosylase TgtA: MFEISKTDLAGRIGTLYTNHGKIDTPAYVPVIHPVKQTISAKKIQEIGFDLVITNAYITKNNYGDEAIKKGIHQIIGFNHGIMTDSGGYQVLEYGDVKVSPSEMANFEKGIMTDFAIPLDKPTGFGMSIKKAEEYVKHTLKVSKQTLEDSEDNGQIWIGPIQGGEHFDLVGKSTKSLVDMGFQMLALGSPVEFMESYEYRLLAQMIIAAKKQMPHSIPLHLFGAGHPLTIPFAIALGCDTFDSASYMLYAKQLRYITDDGTRYLEDIAVFPCNCEICQRYTPKEFRQLEETEKINQLAIHNLYSIKLEVDKVKQAIHEGRLWEYVIKKARAHPKLFEMVQVMTENYEFLGLSTPKFKERAIFLYSSEDQFRPEVQSYHNMVRKFKSKKKKFVITKESNTKPGYLSHQYIELKKKFKDFDSIQVCQYNPQLGLIPIEISDIFPAAHHETSRVDFDPKEFPTFEKTWNIFFSNNTFSEIHYDKNDEFIKYFVKILPKEIKRKSLV, from the coding sequence TTGTTTGAAATTTCTAAAACTGATCTTGCCGGAAGAATTGGTACATTATATACAAATCATGGGAAAATTGACACACCAGCATATGTTCCTGTTATTCATCCTGTAAAACAAACAATTTCAGCTAAAAAAATTCAAGAGATAGGATTTGACTTAGTTATAACAAATGCATACATTACAAAAAATAACTATGGTGATGAAGCAATAAAAAAAGGAATTCATCAGATTATAGGATTTAATCATGGAATTATGACAGATTCAGGAGGTTATCAAGTACTAGAATACGGAGATGTTAAAGTATCTCCATCTGAAATGGCAAATTTTGAGAAAGGTATTATGACAGATTTTGCAATTCCACTTGATAAACCAACAGGATTTGGAATGTCAATAAAAAAAGCAGAAGAGTATGTTAAGCATACTCTCAAAGTTTCTAAACAAACTCTTGAAGACAGTGAAGATAATGGTCAAATTTGGATTGGTCCAATTCAGGGAGGAGAACATTTTGATCTAGTTGGAAAATCTACAAAAAGTTTAGTCGATATGGGTTTTCAAATGCTTGCGTTAGGTAGTCCAGTTGAATTTATGGAGTCATACGAGTATAGATTATTGGCACAGATGATAATAGCTGCAAAAAAACAGATGCCGCATTCTATTCCTTTACATCTTTTTGGAGCAGGTCATCCACTAACCATACCATTTGCAATAGCTTTGGGATGTGATACATTTGATTCAGCATCATACATGCTTTATGCCAAACAATTAAGATACATCACAGATGATGGGACACGTTATTTAGAAGACATTGCTGTGTTCCCATGTAATTGTGAAATATGTCAAAGATACACCCCAAAAGAATTTAGACAACTAGAAGAAACTGAAAAGATCAATCAGTTAGCAATTCATAATTTGTATTCAATAAAACTTGAGGTAGATAAGGTAAAACAAGCAATCCATGAAGGAAGGTTATGGGAATATGTAATTAAAAAGGCAAGAGCCCATCCAAAATTATTTGAGATGGTTCAAGTAATGACTGAAAATTATGAATTTCTAGGTTTGAGTACGCCAAAATTCAAAGAAAGAGCTATTTTCTTATACAGTAGCGAAGATCAATTTAGACCAGAGGTTCAATCATATCATAACATGGTTAGAAAATTTAAATCAAAGAAAAAGAAATTTGTAATCACTAAAGAATCCAATACAAAACCAGGATATTTGTCACATCAATATATTGAATTAAAAAAGAAATTCAAAGATTTTGATTCAATCCAAGTATGCCAGTATAATCCACAACTAGGATTAATTCCAATTGAAATTTCAGATATATTTCCAGCTGCACATCATGAAACTTCCAGAGTAGATTTTGATCCGAAAGAATTTCCAACTTTTGAAAAAACATGGAACATTTTCTTTAGCAATAACACATTTTCAGAAATTCATTATGATAAAAATGATGAGTTCATAAAATATTTTGTAAAAATACTACCAAAAGAAATCAAGCGAAAATCATTAGTCTAA
- a CDS encoding AAA family ATPase: MSIVISGNPGTGKHTIAHQIAQRLDLSIIDINEVAKNEGLFEKNEDTNDVNVEKLKKILQNKISEKNLIVGHLAPYVLDTNQVRIMIILRRDPYELISVYKKRRYTENKTKENIGSEILGIIVHDAINKFNEKTFQIKNSWGRIEETVEKVMSLISINKASEDVDWLDLVTKNNDLGKFFGD; the protein is encoded by the coding sequence ATGTCAATAGTGATTTCTGGAAATCCAGGTACAGGTAAGCACACCATTGCACATCAAATTGCTCAAAGGTTAGATTTATCAATAATTGATATTAATGAAGTTGCTAAGAATGAAGGATTATTTGAAAAAAATGAAGATACTAATGATGTTAATGTTGAAAAACTAAAAAAAATTCTTCAGAATAAAATTTCTGAAAAAAATCTGATTGTTGGACATTTAGCACCATATGTTTTAGATACAAATCAAGTAAGGATAATGATTATTTTAAGAAGAGATCCCTATGAATTAATCTCAGTCTACAAGAAAAGAAGATACACAGAGAATAAGACCAAGGAAAATATTGGTAGTGAGATACTAGGTATAATTGTACATGATGCAATAAATAAATTCAATGAAAAAACTTTTCAAATTAAAAACAGTTGGGGAAGGATTGAAGAGACAGTAGAGAAAGTCATGAGCTTGATTTCAATTAATAAAGCCAGTGAAGATGTAGATTGGCTTGATTTGGTAACAAAAAATAACGATTTAGGAAAATTTTTTGGTGATTGA
- a CDS encoding redox-regulated ATPase YchF, whose amino-acid sequence MQIGLLGKANVGKSTFFSAATETQVASGNFPFTTIEPNIGVAFVKADCACKHFKITHENELCINGTRLIPVKLIDVAGLVPGAHEGKGLGNQFLDDSRQAEVLIHVVDIAGTTDIQGHPVPVGTHDPLEDIAFVQDEFDQWFADILKREWDKIIREIDQKRAKLTDGIAKRFTGLGIKDYQIHEILQKLGLIAKNPKDWEESDIQTFVKELRKDTKPMIIAANKADLCRDLEVLKKIPEIVIPCSAETELLLRKATKSGIINYSSGDENFTIVEGREIAPAQKKALDLVKSVFSKIQSTGIQKILNTAVFDSLKFIVVYPVEDETKLTNKDGIILPDTKLLPQDSTAKDLAGLIHADIAKGFLHAIDCKTKQRISGDQKLKNGDVIKIISTLSRG is encoded by the coding sequence TTGCAAATAGGCTTACTAGGTAAAGCGAATGTTGGAAAATCAACATTCTTCTCTGCTGCTACTGAAACACAAGTGGCATCTGGTAACTTTCCTTTTACAACAATTGAACCAAATATAGGCGTCGCATTTGTTAAAGCAGATTGTGCCTGCAAGCATTTTAAGATTACACATGAAAATGAATTGTGTATTAATGGTACACGCTTGATTCCTGTAAAACTCATTGATGTTGCAGGATTAGTTCCAGGTGCACATGAAGGAAAAGGACTAGGAAATCAATTTCTTGATGATTCAAGACAAGCTGAAGTTTTAATTCACGTAGTTGACATTGCAGGAACTACTGATATTCAAGGACACCCAGTTCCAGTTGGAACTCATGATCCTCTAGAAGATATTGCATTTGTTCAAGATGAATTTGATCAATGGTTTGCAGACATTCTCAAAAGAGAATGGGATAAAATTATTCGTGAAATAGATCAAAAAAGAGCAAAACTTACTGATGGTATAGCAAAACGATTCACTGGGTTGGGGATTAAGGATTATCAAATACACGAAATATTACAAAAATTAGGTCTTATTGCTAAAAATCCTAAAGATTGGGAAGAATCTGACATTCAAACATTTGTCAAAGAATTAAGAAAAGATACAAAGCCAATGATCATTGCCGCAAATAAAGCAGATCTCTGCAGAGATCTTGAAGTTCTAAAAAAAATTCCAGAAATTGTAATTCCTTGTAGTGCTGAAACTGAATTATTATTACGAAAGGCAACAAAGTCTGGAATCATTAACTATTCTTCTGGTGATGAAAACTTTACCATTGTTGAAGGTAGAGAAATTGCACCAGCACAAAAAAAAGCACTTGATTTAGTAAAGTCGGTATTCTCTAAGATTCAATCTACTGGAATTCAAAAGATCCTTAATACTGCTGTTTTTGATTCTTTAAAGTTCATTGTAGTGTATCCTGTAGAAGATGAAACAAAACTAACCAATAAAGATGGTATTATTTTACCTGATACAAAATTACTCCCACAAGATTCTACTGCAAAAGATTTGGCAGGTTTGATTCATGCAGATATTGCAAAGGGATTTTTACATGCAATTGATTGTAAAACTAAACAACGGATTAGTGGTGATCAAAAACTAAAGAACGGAGACGTGATTAAAATAATATCAACACTAAGTAGAGGATAA